In Cicer arietinum cultivar CDC Frontier isolate Library 1 chromosome 7, Cicar.CDCFrontier_v2.0, whole genome shotgun sequence, a single window of DNA contains:
- the LOC101505932 gene encoding gamma-tubulin complex component 2 isoform X2, producing MVAQLEHQFRLGRLSLQGLWFYCQPMMRSMQALSTVIQKASVNNISGSAVLNLLQSQAKAMAGDNAVRLLLEKMTQCASSAYMSILERWVYEGVIDDPYGEFFIAEDKSLQKESLTQDYEAKYWRQRYSLKDGIPSFLANIAGTILTTGKYLNVMRECGHNVQVPPSEKSKLMSFGSNHHYLECIKAAYNFASGELVNLIKEKYDLTGKLRSIKHYLLLDQGDFLVHFMDIARDELGKKPDEVSVEKLQSLLDLALRTTAAAVDPYHEGLTCIVERSSLLKRLGTFNVTEVSQIDSSNNDILEEPVSITGLETFSLSYKVHWPLSIVLSRKALTKYQLIFRFLFHCKHVDRQLCGAWQTHQGVRALNTRGTAISRSSLLCRSMLKFINSLLHYLTFEVIEPNWHMMYSRLQSANSIDEVIQHHDFFLDKCLRECLLLLPELLKKVERLKSMCLQYAAATQWLISSSIVLHSPNESIVDSIKAKQGKSGQVLKSTTRNAAVTDSILKFEKEFNTELQSLGSILSSSSQAEPYLAHLAQWVLGVKHEQNGL from the exons CCCATGATGAGGTCAATGCAGGCATTGTCTACTGTTATACAAAAGGCTTCAGTCAACAATATTTCTGGTTCTGCCGTTCTTAACTTACTGCAAAGCCAG GCAAAGGCTATGGCTGGAGATAATGCAGTTAGGTTGCTGCTGGAGAAAATGACACAGTGTGCAAGTAGTGCTTACATGAGCATATTAGAAAG GTGGGTCTATGAAGGAGTAATAGATGATCCTTATGGTGAATTTTTCATTGCAGAAGACAAATCTCTTCAAAAG GAGAGTCTCACTCAAGATTATGAAGCTAAGTATTGGCGACAACGTTACAGCCTCAAAGATGGAATTCCTAGTTTCCTTGCAAATATTGCGGGAACAATTTTGACCACAGGAAAATATCTAAATGTCATGAGAGAATGTGGGCACAATGTTCAG GTCCCTCCATCTGAAAAGTCAAAACTAATGAGCTTTGGCTCAAATCATCATTATCTTGAATGTATTAAGGCTGCTTATAACTTTGCAAGTGGTGAACTCGTGAATCTCATTAAGGAAAAG TATGATCTAACAGGGAAGTTGCGGTCTATAAAACACTACCTTCTCCTCGATCAG GGTGATTTCTTAGTACATTTTATGGATATTGCTCGAGATGAGCTAGGCAAAAAACCTGATGAAGTCTCAGTTGAAAAGCTGCAG TCTCTTCTAGACCTTGCCTTGCGTACAACAGCTGCTGCAGTAGATCCTTATCATGAAGGCTTAACCTGTATTGTG GAAAGATCATCTTTGCTTAAAAGGTTGGGCACATTTAATGTTACTGAAGTTAGCCAGATAGACTCCAGTAATAATGATATTCTGGAGGAGCCTGTTAGCATCACTGGCCTTGAAACATTTTCACTTAGTTACAAG GTGCACTGGCCACTGTCGATAGTATTATCACGTAAAGCCCTGACAAAGTACCAGTTAATTTTTCGATTTCTTTTCCACTGTAAACATGTTGACCGTCAGCTATGTGGAGCATGGCAAACACATCAA GGAGTTCGTGCTCTCAATACACGTGGAACTGCTATCTCCAGATCATCTCTTCTTTGCCGAAGTATGCTTAAATTTATCAATAGCCTTTTGCACTATCTAACATTTGAG GTTATTGAACCCAATTGGCATATGATGTATAGCAGACTTCAGTCAGCAAATAGTATAGATGAG GTTATACAACATCATGATTTTTTCCTTGATAAATGTTTGAGAGAGTGTTTACTTCTTTTACCTGAGTTGCTGAAG AAGGTGGAGAGGCTTAAATCCATGTGCCTACAATATGCAGCTGCAACTCAGTGGCTTATATCGTCTTCTATCGTATTACATAGTCCAAATGAATCTATAGTTGATTCGATTAAAGCTAAACAAGGGAAATCAGGTCAGGTCCTGAAGTCAACCACCAGAAATGCAGCAGTCACTGATTCTATTCT CAAATTTGAGAAGGAATTTAATACGGAGCTTCAGAGTCTTGGATCAATCTTGAGTAGTAGCTCCCAGGCAGAGCCATATTTGGCTCATCTTGCACAATGGGTTCTTGGTGTTAAACACGAACAAAATGGTTTGTGA